The Colletotrichum higginsianum IMI 349063 chromosome 2, whole genome shotgun sequence genome has a segment encoding these proteins:
- a CDS encoding Ddt domain-containing protein, with protein sequence MVLFKRKPVQLLPPKDVKDDNAEVRPVTLTNDATSTDGGPQVWHIPQTGEVFAHYEDYLTRMDFYKQRRFICQITGHSGLTFFEALKSELAGAEEVEQAFPEALKGPVLRRVQFQTVSRIDALVDLVFDEFRADYYPGEAVTVSTAEGERLQGVVREKTRFGGKVLPDGTQTAPYTRYTVSLDDRPGVEAVVDDDHIFRDRKIFTKSVLRSFIKKTVTREAWNGAPWLVKHDVAAQYHIDSRIPPHLRYDTKLMERKQLQAQKRASHTPTTTTTTTTTAAQDAQGGANGVNGAMQQNGPARLPELKPAPKNQKGKHQSPEFPQGQNGSPGMLGNADTGIFHAPPHKNPFQLPLNFRNQPLPHSMTAPEPPPPPPLPKYPIEDLQVPLREGIVRPPLAFLCRDPPTASEDVAAVNGSAGIRDKMSMKSVGPFLETWDTLNVYCEIFKLDSFTFDDFVEAMCVASADTTVQLFEEIHCAVLKQIVSGEADGGKVNVQLPELDDEEDSDEESDEEEEEAKEPTPETDRPPARATRSSLAKAEAERLLAEARAAEKESQNAEPEIRHRAEDVLEDYDWIEELRKRNFQDGGWERIMVGLLHQLSKNERLEERCEDLLAQLCPPDVDPTQDTVRERYAALDVDYRVQALQIVCMLTTQTKAMRTYMEECSEQMTAFRKEKIDWQRQRKQAIEELRALNDQRKILLPENMPPPSPPTTTELKADEDVKMTDADESVADAEDDGADSDEEGGAAPRRNFRRANDRAAERQRKRREEKERKEKAAEAAKAPKQSKQFLKVLKDIQKKEDFIKKCEEEIAVIDNDLREADCGRTRVLGKDRFWNRYYWFERNGMPYGGLPDSSTAAAEYANGCIWVQGPDELERQGYIDTDAEYLAEYKSKFDMTVLERKRLEEGATSVFNAQQWGYYSEPEQVNDLLKWLDPRGFNELRLRKEIVAFRDKIIQNMENRKKYLGIAEAEAEAEAEEEEEEEEEGKKKPEKKDKRRDSKRMSTRVRQHEPTPEPTNYRCLAWENTTAVEELGHLHSEPPPPPPPPRSKKQTAKKRQAVEPSPEPAPAAKTRRRK encoded by the exons AACGATGCGACCAGTACTGATGGAGGCCCTCAGGTCTGGCACATCCCGCAGACCGGCGAGGTCTTTGCCCACTACGAGGACTACCTCACCAG AATGGATTTCTACAAACAG CGGCGGTTCATTTGCCAGATCACAGGGCACTCGGGCCTGACATTTTTCGAGGCCCTGAAGAGCGAG ctcgccggcgccgaagaggtCGAGCAGGCCTTCCCCGAAGCCCTCAAGGGCCCCGTCCTGCGTCGCGTCCAATTCCAGACGGTATCCCGAATCGATgcgctcgtcgacctcgtctttGACGAGTTCAGGGCCGACTACTAccccggcgaggccgtcaccGTCAGCACGGCCGAGGGCGAACGGCTGCAGGGAGTCGTGCGGGAAAAGACGCGGTTCGGCGGCAAGGTGCTGCCCGACGGCACGCAAACCGCCCCCTACACGCGGTACACGGTCAGCCTCGACGACCGgcccggcgtcgaggccgtcgtcgacgacgaccacatCTTCCGCGACCGCAAGATCTTCACCAAGTCGGTCCTGCGGTCGTTCATCAAGAAGACGGTGACGCGCGAGGCCTGGAACGGCGCGCCGTGGCTCGTGAAgcacgacgtcgccgcgcaGTACCACATCGACTCGCGCATCCCGCCTCACCTGCGCTACGATACCAAGCTGATGGAGCGGAAGCAGCTGCAGGCGCAGAAGCGGGCCAGCCACAccccgacgacaacgacgacgacgacgacgacggcggcgcaggaCGCCCAGGGGGGGGCCAacggcgtcaacggcgccaTGCAGCAGAACGGGCCCGCGCGGCTGCCCGAACTGAAGCCCGCGCCCAAGAACCAGAAGGGCAAGCACCAGTCGCCCGAGTTCCCGCAGGGCCAGAACGGGTCGCCGGGCATGCTTGGGAACGCCGACACGGGCATCTTCCACGCGCCGCCCCACAAGAACCCCTTCCAGCTGCCGCTCAACTTCCGGAACCAGCCGCTGCCGCACTCCATGACCGCGCCCGagcccccgccgccccctccgcTTCCCAAGTACCCCATCGAGGACCTCCAGGTGCCGTTGAGGGAGGGCATCGTCAGGCCGCCCTTGGCGTTCCTCTGCCGCGACCCCCCGACCGCCTCCGAagatgtcgccgccgttAACGGCAGCGCCGGCATCCGCGACAAGATGTCGATGAAGTCGGTCGGCCCGTTCCTGGAGACGTGGGACACGCTGAACGTGTACTGCGAGATCTTCAAGCTCGACTCCTTCACGTTTGACGACTTCGTCGAGGCCATGTGCGTCGCGTCCGCGGACACGACGGTGCAGCTGTTTGAAGAGATCCACTGTGCGGTGCTCAAGCAGATCGTCAGCGGcgaggcggacggcggcaaggtgAACGTGCAGCTGCccgagctggacgacgaagaggactcggacgaggagtccgacgaggaagaggaggaggccaaggagccGACCCCGGAGACGGACCGTCCCCCGGCGAGGGCCACGCGAAGCAgcctcgccaaggccgaggccgagaggctgctcgcggaggcgagggctgccgagaaggagagccAGAACGCGGAGCCCGAGATCAGGCAccgcgccgaggacgtgCTCGAAGACTACGACTGGATCGAGGAGCTCAGGAAACGCAACTTCCAAGACGGCGGCTGGGAGCGCATCATGGTCGGCCTGCTCCACCAGCTGTCCAAGAACGAGCGGCTCGAGGAGCGGTGCGAAGACCTGCTCGCGCAGCTGTGCCCGCCCGACGTGGACCCGACGCAGGATACGGTGCGGGAGCGctacgccgccctcgacgtcgactaCCGGGTGCAGGCGCTGCAGATCGTCTGCATGCTCACGACGCAGACCAAGGCCATGCGCACGTACATGGAGGAGTGCAGCGAGCAGATGACGGCGTTCCGCAAGGAAAAGATTGACTGGCAGCGCCAGAGGAAGCAGGC GATCGAGGAGCTGCGCGCGCTCAACGACCAACGCAAGATCCTACTCCCCGAAaacatgccgccgccgtcgccgcccaccaccaccgagCTCAAGGCGGATGAGGACGTCAAGATGACGGACGCCGACGAGTCGGTCGCGGAcgcggaagacgacggggccgactcggacgaagagggcggcgccgcgccgcgccggAATTTCCGACGCGCCAACGACCGCGCGGCCGAGAGGCAGCGGAAGCgcagggaggagaaggagcggAAGGAAAAGGCGGCCGAAGCGGCCAAGGCGCCCAAGCAGTCGAAGCAGTTCCTGAAGGTgctcaaggacatccagaagaaggaggactTCATCAAGAAgtgcgaggaggagatcgccgtcatcgacaacGACCTGCGCGAGGCCGACTGCGGGCGCACGCGCGTGCTGGGCAAGGACCGCTTCTGGAACCGGTACTACTGGTTCGAGCGCAACGGCATGCCGTACGGGGGCCTTCCCGacagctcgacggcggcggccgagtaCGCCAACGGGTGCATATGGGTGCAGGGCCCGGACGAGCTGGAGCGCCAGGGCTACATCGACACGGACGCCGAGTACCTCGCCGAGTACAAGAGCAAGTTCGACATGACAGTGCTCGAGCGCAAGaggctcgaggagggcgcgACCAGCGTCTTCAACGCCCAGCAGTGGGGCTACTACAGCGAGCCGGAGCAGGTCAACGATCTGCTCAAGTGGCTGGACCCCCGCGGCTTCAACGAGCTGCGGCTGCGCAAGGAGATCGTCGCCTTCAGGGACAAGATCATCCAGAACATGGAGAACCGGAAGAAGTACCTTGGCAtcgcggaggcggaggcggaggcggaggcggaggaggaggaggaggaggaggaggaggggaagaagaagccggagaagaaggacaagaggCGAGACTCGAAGCGGATGAGCACACGGGTCCGGCAGCACGAGCCGACGCCCGAGCCGACAAACTACCGCTGCCTCGCGTGGGAGAATacgacggcggtggaggagctCGGCCACCTCCACtcggagccgccgccgccaccaccgccgccgcgctccaagaagcagacggccaagaagaggcAGGCCGTCGAGCCGTCGCCCGAacccgcgccggcggcgaagacgaggcggCGCAAGTGA
- a CDS encoding MFS alpha-glucoside transporter, translated as MTEDEAGIAFEHADNAAEGRDATPKHASLDAAAKGQGVSGYETLTPWETMKAFKLCSATCLAVAFSAATDGYQIGINGNIIANPGFVRQFATETTAAGEPNLAAPILSGWSSIMSVGQIVGMTTVPFLSDRLGRKGAMYWYWLVLCASVLCECVARTWPVWLVAKLLAGVGVGSLQSTVPTYIAEVAPTRVRGGLLLAYSFWFALGQFFAPVALQVVSGYAPDDWLTPVYTQWGQVGLMVVVYALVPESPAWCVTRGRLDAARASLRRLYRGVEGYDVEQQLQLLVIAVDHELEVARARENVRWHAVFKGVDGRRTVTALWTLMTQQFVGLTLFSTFASYFFKQAGIRDPFQATCVTSGINIASGVVFILLADRVGRRWISCSGTTLSWLACVAIGILGVVPRRGPTSVLLVLFACLWNIGMTANGATGWGFIGEISSQRLRPYTAGFGAASTACPGVVMNVLTPYMVDGNRWNWELRTAFFYVGVGLPFVIAMWFLIPETKGRSAAELDELFERGVKPWRFHKTQTATERLVNANHDENDA; from the exons ATGACAGAGGACGAAGCAGGCATCGCATTCGAGCACGCCGACAacgcggccgagggccgGGACGCGACCCCCAAGCACGCGTCgctcgatgccgccgccaagggccaGGGCGTGTCCGGCTACGAGACGCTGACGCCGTGGGAGACCATGAAGGCCTTCAAGCTGTGCTCCGCCACGTGCCTCGCCGTTGCGTTCAGCGCCGCCACGGACGGATACCAGATCGG catCAATGGCAACATCATCGCCAACCCGGGCTTCGTCAGGCAGTTCGCGACCGAAacgaccgccgccggcgagcccaacctcgccgccccgATCCTCAGCGGCTGGAGCTCCATCATGTCCGTCGGCCAGATCGTCGGCATGACCACCGTCCCCTTCCTGTCggaccgcctcggccgcaAGGGCGCCATGTACTGGTACTGGCTCGTGCTGTGCGCGAGCGTGCTCTGCGAGTGCGTCGCGCGCACCTGGCCCGTCTGGCTCGTCGCGAAGctgctcgccggcgtcggcgtcgggaGCCTGCAGTCCACCGTGCCGACCTacatcgccgaggtcgcgCCCACGCGCGTCCGCGGCGGGCTGCTGCTCGCCTACAGCTTCTGGttcgccctcggccagtTCTTCGCCCCCGTGGCGCTGCAGGTCGTGTCCGGGTACGCGCCCGACGACTGGCTGACGCCCGTCTACACGCAGTGGGGCCAGGTCGGCCTCATGGTCGTCGTCTACGCCCTCGTGCCCGAGTCGCCCGCCTGGTGCGTCACCCGCGGCAGGCTGGACGCCGCCAGGGCGAGCCTGCGCAGGCTGtaccgcggcgtcgagggctacgacgtcgagcagcagctgcagcttctcgtcatcgccgtcgaccacgagctcgaggtcgcgCGGGCCCGGGAGAACGTGCGGTGGCACGCCGTCttcaagggcgtcgacggccgccgcaCCGTCACGGCGCTCTGGACCCTCATGACGCAGCAGTTCGTCGGCCTGACGCTCTTCTCCACCTTTGCCTCGTACTTCTTCAAGCAGGCCGGCATCCGGGACCCCTTCCAGGCGACGTGCGTCACCTCCGGCATCAACATCGCCTCGGGGGTGGTCTTCATCCTGCTCGCCGACAGGGTCGGGCGGAGGTGGATCTCGTGCTCGGGCACCACCCTGTCCTGGCTGGCGTGCGTGgccatcggcatcctcggcgtcgtgccGAGACGCGGCCCGACGTCCGTGTTGCTCGTCCTGTTTGCCTGTCTCTGGA ACATCGGCATGACTGCCAACGGAGCGACTGGCTGGGGCTTCATCGGCGAGATCTCCTCCCAGAGGCTCCGGCCCTACacggccggcttcggcgcggcgtcgacggcctgccCGGGCGTCGTCATGAACGTGTTGACCCCCTACA TGGTCGACGGCAACCGCTGGAACTGGGAGCTCCGCACGGCCTTCTTCTACGTGGGGGTCGGCCTGcccttcgtcatcgccatgTGGTTCCTGATCCCCGAGACCAAGGG TCGGTCCGCCGCggagctggacgagctgTTCGAGCGCGGGGTCAAGCCCTGGAGGTTCCACAAGACCCAGACGGCGACCGAGCGGCTCGTCAACGCCAACCACGACGAGAACGATGCATAG
- a CDS encoding C6 transcription factor, translated as MDPPTSRIPFWKSEAPFQRPPASLKKKKPYTAQTHRPHSIASEEYQDRGPPTMPEHRSPTSPDTTPPSLRFVNNSAQPEPRKKVAHRKSRGGCAPCKKRKVKCDEVFPCSNCLRRNETCAPPPKPASPEDGDRPPARRPLDTSGPVNLLHMELFHHFQHATIPTLCFADLWPSVVPLAFGDDYLMTAMLAVAARHLSILRPHETAYADAAMALLSRSCALFGAVLDRGDDKYDPLFFTAQLIHYLAWCNLDFLPDGGDAAAPGSPALDLSRDRLFLLGSGVRVFLSSARAHGSGSIFAQAWQNSQCGALELIVAEQGMDRDSIVEGFMERYDELGRGAGCAAQDGEERASFRSIVDLLSVVLALWEYRETNTRPAGRPDLERHILAFPLFCFGPFLDMVVANDSRALLVLYHFYTVSRLLLGAGAAWWASGRLETMSRSIKQELARRGLGTRVRGLGS; from the exons ATGGATCCACCTACCTCTCGCATTCCCTTTTGGAAAAGCGAGGCTCCCTTCCAACGACCTCCTGCGTCtctcaaaaaaaaaaaaccctaCACGGCGCAAACTCATAGACCTCACAGCATTGCATCGGAAGAGTATCAAGACCGAGGGCCTCCTACCATGCCGGAGCACCGCTCCCCCACTTCTCCGGACACCACGCCTCCGTCTCTCCGATTCGTGAACAACTCCGCCCAACCGGAACCGAGGAAGAAGGTGGCCCATAGGAAGAGCAGGGGGGGATGTGCGCCATGTAAAAAAAGAAAGGTCAAG TGTGACGAAGTGTTCCCCTGCTCAAACTGCCTCCGGCGGAATGAGACCTgcgccccgccgccgaagccggcaAGCCCCGAGGATGGAGACCGGCCCCCGGCTCGGAGGCCGCTCGACACCTCGGGGCCCGTGAACCTCTTGCACATGGAGCTCTTCCACCACTTCCAGCACGCGACGATCCCCACCCTCTGCTTCGCCGACCTCTGGCCGTCCGTCGTGCCGCTCGCCTTCGGGGACGACTACCTGATGACGGCcatgctcgccgtcgccgcacGCCACCTCAGCATCCTGCGGCCCCACGAGACGGCGTACGCGGACGCCGCCATGGCTCTGCTGTCCCGCAGCTGCgccctcttcggcgccgtgctcgaccgcggcgacgacaagtACGACCCGCTGTTCTTCACCGCGCAGCTCATCCACTATCTGGCCTGGTGCAATCTGGACTTCCTCCCGGACGGGGGGGATGCTGCCGCCCCGGGCAGCCCGGCGCTGGACCTCTCGCGCGACcggctcttcctcctcggctccGGGGTGAGGGTCTTTCTCTCCAGCGCACGAGCGCACGGCTCCGGCAGCATCTTTGCCCAGGCGTGGCAGAACTCCCAGTGCGGCGCGCTCGAGCTGATTGTCGCGGAGCAAGGGATGGACCGCGACAGCATCGTCGAGGGCTTCATGGAGCGTTACGACGAGCTGGGGCGCGGTGCTGGCTGCGCGgcccaggacggcgaggagcgtGCCTCCTTCCGGTCCATCGTCGATCTGCTGTCGGTCGTGCTGGCGCTCTGGGAGTATCGCGAGACCAACACTCGGCCGGCCGGGAGGCCCGACCTGGAACGCCACATCCTCGCCTTCCCGCTCTTCTGCTTCGGGCCGTTCCTCGACATGGTGGTCGCCAACGACTCGCGAGCGCTGCTTGTGCTGTACCACTTTTACACCGTTTCGCGGCTGCTCctcggggccggcgccgcctggTGGGCCTCCGGCCGGCTGGAGACCATGTCGCGGTCGATCAAGCAAGAGCTGGCAAGGCGGGGACTGGGGACTCGGGTGAGGGGGTTGGGCTCTTAA
- a CDS encoding putative Reverse transcriptase: protein MESITLAADDEHQGLLLATPMPDTTELPAAPDAAGPRFQGDLLIFPRAEARILPTTASDGPPTPFILNLFADASFPMTKHHRGPSTPSQPAGAAVLWKPWPGLAGHDPWHSRAFQVLACQDFCEAEVFAVVAALETAALLSHLMPELRQVTVFTDCKDAIRKLIAAAENASDTLVKRAVAASLALDAKGVRALVRWCPGHVGIEGNSKADELAKEARYYNFRHLVPRQQPASVCGYEIPGEYLERARRGDWWEDGASQPPRTDKKQVSIWRDCEQVEAPQDDGIVTPQPATREVPPRKRQRTDEGPGPSGRHALLPKGTGMGVSVAGDQDGIVAGFIARSRETPPPTAAVNGAVERSEVADTSTQQIGASPNVSDSEEEDGNDTRSLTLGRSPEAGDEASLE, encoded by the coding sequence ATGGAGTCGATCACGCTCGCGGCCGATGACGAGCACCAAGGCCTCCTCTTGGCTACACCCATGCCCGACACCACCGAGCTTCCCGCCGCACCAGACGCAGCAGGACCCAGGTTCCAGGGCGACCTCCTCATCTTCCCCCGTGCGGAAGCGCGCATCCTGCCGACGACCGCATCGGACGGCCCTCCGACCCCCTTCATCCTCAATCTCTTCGCCGACGCCTCGTTCCCTATGACCAAGCACCACAGGggcccctcgacgccgtcgcagccggccggcgccgccgtacTCTGGAAGCCGTGGCCGGGTTTGGCGGGGCACGACCCGTGGCACTCGCGGGCGTTCCAGGTGCTGGCGTGCCAGGACTTTTGCGAAGCCGAGGTCTTTGCCGTCGTTGCGGCGctcgagacggcggcgctgctgtCGCACCTCATGCCGGAGCTGAGACAGGTGACGGTATTCACGGACTGCAAGGACGCCATCCGGAAACTCATCGCGGCTGCGGAGAACGCCTCCGACACGCTCGTCAAGCGCGCCGTTGCCGCGTCGCTCGCACTCGACGCCAAGGGGGTCCGGGCCCTCGTGCGATGGTGCCCCGGCCacgtcggcatcgagggGAACAGcaaggccgacgagctgGCGAAGGAGGCCCGCTACTACAACTTCAGGCACCTGGTGCCCCGGCAGCAACCGGCGTCGGTGTGCGGGTACGAGATTCCGGGAGAGTACCTGGAGAGGGCGCGACGCGGCGACTGGTGGGAGGACGgagccagccagccgcctCGGACAGACAAGAAGCAAGTGAGCATTTGGAGGGATTGCGAGCAAGTGGAAGCGCCCCAAGACGACGGCATTGTGACACCCCAGCCAGCAACACGGGAGGTCCCACCCCGGAAGAGACAGCGTACAGACGAGGGGCCCGGACCAAGCGGCCGCCATGCGCTGCTGCCAAAGGGCACCGGCATGGGTGTCTCTGTGGCCGGGGATCaggacggcatcgtcgcggGGTTCATCGCCAGATCGCGAGAGACCCCGCCACCAACGGCGGCTGTAAACGGGGCCGTAGAACGTTCGGAAGTCGCCGACACATCCACGCAGCAGATCGGAGCCTCTCCAAACGTGTCTGATagcgaggaggaagatgggaACGACACGCGTAGCCTAACCCTGGGACGAAGCCCGGAGGCAGGCGATGAAGCCAGTCTTGAATAG
- a CDS encoding Calcineurin-like phosphoesterase encodes MPTSKQALQPRPPQSSLRLFERICQLVFVFSISFAAMYIMITKISPGKWPLTEPSVSKPRLRVSSQRDYIIAVFSDLHFGEQEFGWGIDQDVNSTRVMRSVLKTEQPDLVVLNGDLITGEDTHKENSTGYVDRIVQPLVETGQRWASVYGNHDSKHTLDRAQLFRAEKGYDLCYTTSMGGGKLPGITNYYVPVFEGDSKDPMLLLWFFDSRGGTSYQTDSDNMDDIPNWVAPETAAWFTETYDELKATHGRVIPSVAFVHIPPHVFLEAQQAKLDPALFPGLNADSPLAVQGGQGEEDAPFVEALLEAEGLHSVYVGHDHGDSWCSTWPGHEAGLGADAPFLCFAKHTGYGGYGTWNRGARVIRLSFAQGDDPEMSVETWVRMEDEQVVTRVSLNETYGLDKYPSNDGE; translated from the coding sequence aTGCCCACTTCCAAGCAGGCGCTCCAGCCGCGTCCGCCGCAGTCGTCGTTGCGGCTGTTCGAGCGGATATGCCagctcgtcttcgtcttctccatctccttcgccgccatGTACATCATGATCACCAAGATCTCGCCGGGCAAGTGGCCGTTGACGGAGCCGTCGGTGAGCAAGCCGCGGCTCAGGGTGTCCTCCCAGCGCGACTacatcatcgccgtcttctcggaCCTGCACTTTGGCGAGCAGGAGTTCGGCTGGGGCATAGACCAGGACGTCAACTCGACGCGGGTCATGCGGTCGGTCCTGAAGACGGAGCAGCCCGACCTGGTCGTGCTCAACGGCGACCTCATCACGGGCGAGGACACGCACAAGGAGAACTCGACGGGCTACGTCGACCGGATCGTGCAGCCGTTGGTCGAGACAGGCCAGCGCTGGGCGTCCGTCTACGGGAACCACGACTCCAAACACACCCTGGACCGCGCGCAGCTGTTCCGCGCGGAAAAGGGCTACGACCTCTGCTACACGACGTccatgggcggcggcaaacTGCCGGGCATCACAAACTACTACGTCCCTGTCTTCGAGGGAGACTCCAAGGACCCCATGCTGCTCCTGTGGTTCTTTGACAGCCGGGGCGGCACTAGCTACCAGACGGATTCCGATAACATGGACGACATTCCAAACTGGGTCGCCCCCGAGACCGCCGCCTGGTTCACCGAGACGTacgacgagctcaaggcGACGCACGGGCGCGTCATTCCGAGCGTCGCCTTTGTCCACATTCCGCCGCACGTGTTCCTGGAGGCCCAGCAGGCCAAACTGGACCCCGCCCTGTTCCCTGGCCTGAACGCCGACAGCCCGCTCGCCGTCcagggcggccagggcgaggaggacgcgcCCTTTGTCGAGGcgctgctcgaggccgagggcctccACAGCGTCTACGTCGGGCACGACCACGGCGACTCGTGGTGCTCGACGTGGCCCGGCCACGAAGCCGggctcggcgccgatgcGCCGTTCCTCTGCTTCGCCAAGCACACGGGCTACGGCGGCTACGGCACGTGGAACCGCGGCGCCCGCGTCATCAGGCTCTCCTTCGCCCAGGGCGACGACCCCGAAATGTCGGTCGAGACGTGGGTCCGCATGGAGGACGAGCAGGTCGTCACGCGCGTCTCCCTCAACGAGACGTACGGGCTGGACAAGTACCCTTCAAACGACGGGGAGTGA